The following coding sequences are from one Zalophus californianus isolate mZalCal1 chromosome 5, mZalCal1.pri.v2, whole genome shotgun sequence window:
- the CCT5 gene encoding T-complex protein 1 subunit epsilon has product MASVGTLAFDEYGRPFLIIKDQDRKSRLMGLEALKSHIMAAKAVANTMRTSLGPNGLDKMMVDKDGDVTVTNDGATILSMMDVDHQIAKLMVELSKSQDDEIGDGTTGVVVLAGALLEEAEQLLDRGIHPIRIADGYEQAARIAIEHLDQISDSVLVDIKDIEPLIQTAETTLGSKVVNSCHRQMAEIAVNAVLTVADMQRRDVDFELIKVEGKVGGRLEDTKLIKGVIVDKDFSHPQMPKQVENAKIAILTCPFEPPKPKTKHKLDVTSVEDYKALQKYEKEKFEEMIEQIKETGANLAICQWGFDDEANHLLLQNNLPAVRWVGGPEIELIAIATGGRIVPRFSELTSEKLGFAGLVKEISFGTTKDKMLVIEQCKNSRAVTIFIRGGNKMIIEEAKRSLHDALCVIRNLIRDNRVVYGGGAAEIACALAVSQEADKCPTLEQYAMRAFADALEVIPMALSENSGMNPIQTMTEVRARQVKDMNPALGIDCLHKGTNDMKQQHVIETLIGKKQQISLATQMVRMILKIDDIRKPGESEE; this is encoded by the exons ATGGCGTCGGTCGGGACCCTCGCCTTCGATGAATATGGGCGCCCTTTCCTCATCATCAAGGATCAGGATCGCAAATCTCGTCTTATGGGACTTGAGGCTCTCAAG tcTCATATCATGGCGGCAAAGGCTGTAGCAAATACAATGAGAACATCACTTGGACCAAATG GACTTGATAAAATGATGGTGGACAAGGATGGCGATGTGACAGTGACAAATGACGGTGCCACCATTCTAAGCATGATGGACGTGGATCACCAGATTGCCAAGCTGATGGTGGAGCTCTCCAAATCACAGGACGATGAAATTGGAGATGGGACCACGGGGGTGGTTG TCCTGGCTGGCGCCCTGCTGGAGGAAGCCGAGCAGCTGCTGGACCGTGGCATTCACCCGATCAGGATCGCCGATGGCTATGAACAGGCCGCCCGCATCGCTATCGAGCACCTAGACCAGATCAGCGATAGTGTCCTCGTTGACATAAAGGACATTGAGCCCCTGATTCAGACCGCAGAGACCACGCTGGGCTCCAAAGT GGTTAACAGCTGTCACCGGCAGATGGCCGAGATTGCTGTGAATGCTGTCCTCACCGTAGCGGACATGCAGCGCAGAGACGTGGACTTCGAGCTCATCAAGGTGGAAGGCAAAGTGGGCGGGCGGCTGGAGGACACGAAACTTATTAAGGGTGTGATCGTGGACAAGGATTTCAGTCACCCACAGATGCCAAAA CAAGTGGAAAATGCTAAGATTGCAATCCTCACGTGTCCATTTGAaccaccaaaaccaaagaccaagCATAAGCTGGACGTGACCTCTGTTGAAGATTATAAAGCCCTTCAGAAATACGAAAAGGAGAAGTTTGAAGAGATGATTGAGCAA attaaaGAAACGGGAGCTAACCTAGCTATTTGCCAGTGGGGCTTCGACGATGAAGCAAATCATTTACTTCTTCAGAATAACCTCCCTGCGGTTCGCTGGGTAGGAGGACCTGAAATAGAG CTGATCGCCATCGCAACAGGAGGCCGGATCGTTCCGCGGTTCTCAGAGCTTACGTCCGAGAAGCTGGGCTTTGCTGGGCTTGTAAAAGAGATCTCCTTTGGGACCACTAAGGACAAAATGCTGGTCATCGAGCAGTGTAAGAACTCCAGGGCTGTGACCATTTTCATCAGAGGAGGAAATAAGATG ATCATCGAGGAAGCGAAACGCTCCCTTCACGATGCTCTGTGTGTCATCCGGAACCTCATCCGCGATAACCGTGTGGTGTACGGAGGAGGCGCTGCTGAGATCGCTTGTGCGCTGGCAGTGAGCCAGGAGGCCGACAAG TGCCCGACCTTGGAGCAGTACGCCATGCGGGCTTTTGCCGATGCGCTGGAGGTCATCCCCATGGCTCTTTCTGAAAACAGCGGCATGAATCCCATCCAGACTATGACCGAAGTCCGAGCCAGACAAGTGAAGGACATGAACCCTGCTCTGGGGATTGACTGTTTGCACAAGGGTACAAATG ATATGAAGCAGCAGCATGTCATAGAAACTTTGATTGGCAAAAAGCAACAGATCTCCCTTGCAACACAAATGGTTAGAATGATTTTGAAGATTGATGACATCCGGAAGCCTGGAGAAtctgaagaataa